Within the Mauremys reevesii isolate NIE-2019 linkage group 2, ASM1616193v1, whole genome shotgun sequence genome, the region ACTATAAGATCATGGCCTAAACATATCCAATGTACTGCACTTATTTGTGCAAATAATGGAAACTCCTTATAATGAGCTTATAGTGATATAAAGTAAAACTCTTAATTGCTTCGGTGACTTGCAATGTACAAATTACAATTCCACTTATACTGAGCCTCTCATAATAGTGATGCTGATCTCTGGAATAAAATAACTTCACTTTGACATCATCCTGCTATGTACCAATGCCACTATTATAATGGCATCTGTTGCTATGACCAAACAGAGCTGCATTAACTTATACGTTATGTTTTTTCTTCCTGCTTTTCTTGCAGGTTATAAATGATTAGCCCTTATGACCAACATGAGCTGGAGTTTTCTCACCCGTCTGCTAGAAGAAATTCACAATCACTCCACttttgtggggaaggtctggcTCACCGTGCTGATCGTCTTCCGTATCGTCCTGACGGCTGTTGGAGGGGAGTCCATATACTCAGATGAACAGAGCAAATTCACGTGTAACACCAAGCAACCAGGCTGTGACAATGTCTGCTACGATGCCTTCGCACCGCTATCACATGTCCGGTTCTGGGTCTTCCAGATCATCATGATCTCAACCCCTTCCATCATGTACCTGGGCTATGCCATCCATAGGATCGCTAGGTCCTCCGAGGAGGAGAAGAGGCTTAAGGTactcaagaagaagaagaagcagtttGCTTTGAACTGGCAGGCTGTCCGTAACTTGGAAGACCCTTTGGAAGCAGACGAAGAGGAGCCCATGATCTCCGATAACACGGTGGAAAATGAGGAGAAAgccaaagcaaacaaaaagagcaAGGAGCAGCAGAAGCACGACGGGAGGAGACGCATTAAGCAAGAAGGGCTGATGAAGATTTACGTCTTCCAGCTCCTTGCTAGAGCTTCATTTGAAGTTTGTTTCCTGGTTGGGCAGTATTTTCTCTATGGCTTTGAGGTGGAAGCATATTTTGTCTGCAACAGAGCCCCTTGCCCTCACACCGTGGACTGCTTTGTGTCAAGGCCGACAGAGAAGACCATCTTCCTCCTGGTGATGTATGTTGTGAGCTGCCTGTGTCTGTTGCTCAACATGTGTGAAATGTTCCACTTGGGGTTTGGGACCATTCGAGATGCCATTCGCAACAGAAAGATTAATAGTTTCAGGCAGCCTCCATACAACTATTCCTATTCGAAGAATATCTCCTGCCCTCCCGAGTATAACCTGGTTGTGAAATCGGAGAAGCCCGCAAAGGTCCCAAATAGCCTGTTGGCCCATGAGCAGAACTTGGCTAACGTTGCTCAAGAACAACAGTGCACAAGCCCAGATGAGAACATCCCGCCAGATCTGTCCACCCTTCATAAACACTTGAGAGTGGCCCAGGAGCAGTTAGACATCGCATTCCAGAGCTACAGTGCCACTCAGGCCAACATGCAGCCTTCCAGAACCAGTAGCCCACCTTCAGGTGGGACGGTGGTAGAACAGAACAGGGTCAATACTGCCCATGAGAAACAAGGCGCTAAGCCCAAAGCCAGTTCAGAAAAAGGTAGTTCTAGCAGCAAAGATGGAAAGAGTTCTGTATGGATATAATTAGGTGCTTTGACCGTAGCTCACAGACAGGGCAATGTAAGTAGGAGTGTGGGTTTTTTCCAGCATTGTCTAGAATTCAATTCACAGAGCACAGGCACAATTTGTATGTGGGAGTAAATGTAGCTGACGGATGAGTTGTTTCAAACGTTACATTTGAATAATGTCTTCTGGTGTGTTAACAAAGACACTCCCTTTCTTGCCTAGTCCATATTCTCTCTGGGAACCTCCATCGAGCTAAACTGTATGGTCCCCCCCAGACGCCCCGGCACTGCTTAGGGGTGGGAGTAACAGTCTTTCTTCTTATGTCACTCACTAGCTATTTGCCCAGGACGACCCACTGCAGGCTCTCTGCGACAGAGACTGGACTGACAAGCGAGCTGGCTGGCGGGAAGGGGACTCTGTTGATCATTCAGAAGAAAAGTCTTGACTACCCTGAGCAACTCATGTCCTGCATCGTGAGGCTATAGTACTGTACTTGTGTTGAGAAGGGTTTAATTACTAAATGTCCTTCCTCAAATTAATTTGAATTCCTCCGTTAAAGGGGAAAACAGTGACATGTTGAATAAACTGCCACGATCCACCAGCATGGCTCGTTTCCTGCCTGGATTCTTACATGCACTAACAAGCAGTCATTGGAGATGAACGCAACAGAGATTGCAGCCGTGAGTTCTTCTAACCATGCATTAATGGAACATGAAGACTGTCGGAAGCACAGTAGCCATATTTTAAAGAATGTACGCAACCCTGAGTGATTAGCGTTGAGGTAAATGTTGTATCCTTTTCTTCCCCCAATCAGTGTTGAACTGCAAAGCAAACGGGATCAAATGCTATGTAGCATTTGCAGTCAATTTGCACTGTAACAATGCTGCAGTATAGCATTCATCCCAGAGCTGGTGGGAATTGCAGCAGTTTAGTGTTTTTTAACACTGCTACTGCACATCTTAAGCAAAAGTGCCTTTAAGCAACCAGGAAAATGAAATTCGAAGTTTCTAATGTCTGTGTTAACTCTTGGTAGAGATCAGAAGACCAGTGCTGACAAATTTTGTTATCATGTACTTTTGTTTTAATCAAAAGCTTATAAATAGTTGCAGACAAATAGATCAATGCATAGtgtgtacagtgtgtgtgtggagacatATATTtaagtatatatacacacacatctgaATATTATGTGTGAGATACAGATATATATAATGTAATATCAATCCCACAATGATTTTTACAacttcccacccccaccaaaaAACACCAGCTCAGAATGGTGGCTGATTTTTCTCTCTTGGAAGTTGAATCGCCAgcccttgggccagatcctcagctggtgtcagttGGTTCAGCTTCATTTATTTCATCTGATCCAACCTGAGACTCTGCCCACTTGGCTTTAATGGGGACAGGAGAGGGGCCATTCCCAAAAAGCACTCGTCTGAAGTTTAAGGCCCAAATCACACGACTAGTTCCACTGGACTTGTGTACACCAGGTTATTTTGGCTAAAGTTTACCACCAGAGATACCCACAATGCAATGCTAGTGCAGACCAAGTCTATGCAACATGGTGCTTAACAATGCCAGTGGCCACTGGCACCTTGTCTGCTCTAGTTCTGCGGGAGAAAGTGAACCGATGGTGGGAGAAGTGGGGAAATCTTAAGAAAAGAAGCCCAGTCTAGACAccgccattgacttccatgaggcTATTCATGTCAGTGAGGCAAGCAGGGTTAGGACCCTAAACACAGCGTGGCTCCAACTAGAAGGGTTTCAAACACTCTCTGTCAGAAATTCTTTGGCAATGTATTTTTTTCATCATTGCCAAAGTATTATTTTTTTCACGTATCTGACTTGTACAAAACTGACTGTGTCTGTGGCTTTGTTGTGAATTAACTCCGGTAACGAGCAGAAATGTAATCCTGACCGCTGGGAACATAGCTGGGGGATTTATCGGCCTGGGTGTCAGTGGATGTGCTGAagtaaaaaagtaaataaataactgCCCCATTTTCTGCTCTGTTGCCTCTCGCGgagagcctgatcctgccaggtgcCTAGGTGTCCTCAATTCCTACTGTGGCTTTGCAGGATCCATTCAGGAGCTTCCAGGATTAGACCCATACATCTCAGACCACGATAAACCTCTAAACACTCTGAATGAGCAGAGCACTTAAgaacgtgcttaactttaagcaagtaaGTAGCTCTGTGGGCCGACTCGTGCAGAAGTGCTGTATTCAGTCAGGGCCTATGAAGGCACTTCCGAAAGCTCTACAGCATCATCAGTGATAGTGACAGAGCAAATGATTGTTTTCAAAGGAATACATTGACCAGCTCGAGAGCTTCTGGCAaaaatgtttaatatattttGCTTAGCCACCTATAAAGTAATTTAGGGtttgatcctgttcccattggaggaCATCTCCTGGAAGCAGAATCTGCTCCATGTGATTGTTGAATATGACTGAGTGACTCGAAGGAACTGATCACAAATCATCAGTTCTGTTTAAAGGAATGCAGCTTTATTCTGCTGCCCGACAGGGCACATGTAGTGGATTTCCTCAGCAGGATAGGTCAGGATTACTCCATGGGTCTGTCTTAGGAAAGAACTCACTTTAGCCGTGAGTTTTGCACAAAAGGCTCCTAATATTTACAACCTGGTGGGGGGTGGAAGAAACATATCGGTCTGCTCCTCCTGGCTGAGTCCTTTCTCTTTGCTTCATGGAACGACTTTGCATTTTGCATGGAGTTAAATTATTCCTCCTAAACGTGGGACATACCTAAAAACTAAGAGGGTCTGCTTGATAATGGTGGGTTCCATTaaaaatgaaatgtgctgcagaTCCCTTGACCCTGGTACATATTCTGAACAGGAGCGATGCCGTGGTGAagtcaggcccacagctgggaaTTGGTTTATGCTTTATGCTGCCCAGTGTGGACGTTTATACTGCGTATCTATGTGAATCTCCCTTGGTTAGCTCTGGCCCTGTGCCCCGCACAGGCAATTAACATGGTGACCCTGATGGAAGCTCTGAGTAGACTGAGGGTTGGATGCTGCATGTTTTTTTCCTTAGCGATGACTCACAATGCAGCAGGCCCATTGAAACGTGTccccctggagcagagcagtgacTCTCTGCTGCATGGGGGAGTTTGGGTTGTATGTTTATCCTGGTTATAACAGCAACAACAGCCTCCAGCCCTCAGCATTTCCTGAACAATTCCTGCTGGGTGTAATTGACCCCAGGTTTCCACTGGACTCCTCAGCTAGTCATTAACCTTCAGGGAGTGTTCTGTGTTTAATTCAA harbors:
- the GJC2 gene encoding gap junction gamma-2 protein isoform X1, producing MTNMSWSFLTRLLEEIHNHSTFVGKVWLTVLIVFRIVLTAVGGESIYSDEQSKFTCNTKQPGCDNVCYDAFAPLSHVRFWVFQIIMISTPSIMYLGYAIHRIARSSEEEKRLKVLKKKKKQFALNWQAVRNLEDPLEADEEEPMISDNTVENEEKAKANKKSKEQQKHDGRRRIKQEGLMKIYVFQLLARASFEVCFLVGQYFLYGFEVEAYFVCNRAPCPHTVDCFVSRPTEKTIFLLVMYVVSCLCLLLNMCEMFHLGFGTIRDAIRNRKINSFRQPPYNYSYSKNISCPPEYNLVVKSEKPAKVPNSLLAHEQNLANVAQEQQCTSPDENIPPDLSTLHKHLRVAQEQLDIAFQSYSATQANMQPSRTSSPPSGGTVVEQNRVNTAHEKQGAKPKASSEKAICPGRPTAGSLRQRLD
- the GJC2 gene encoding gap junction gamma-2 protein isoform X2 translates to MTNMSWSFLTRLLEEIHNHSTFVGKVWLTVLIVFRIVLTAVGGESIYSDEQSKFTCNTKQPGCDNVCYDAFAPLSHVRFWVFQIIMISTPSIMYLGYAIHRIARSSEEEKRLKVLKKKKKQFALNWQAVRNLEDPLEADEEEPMISDNTVENEEKAKANKKSKEQQKHDGRRRIKQEGLMKIYVFQLLARASFEVCFLVGQYFLYGFEVEAYFVCNRAPCPHTVDCFVSRPTEKTIFLLVMYVVSCLCLLLNMCEMFHLGFGTIRDAIRNRKINSFRQPPYNYSYSKNISCPPEYNLVVKSEKPAKVPNSLLAHEQNLANVAQEQQCTSPDENIPPDLSTLHKHLRVAQEQLDIAFQSYSATQANMQPSRTSSPPSAICPGRPTAGSLRQRLD